TGCCCCGCTTGCACCCACCTCGCCCCGCCTATAGGCGGGGCAAAGTGCCCGGAAAGGGGGCAACGTGCGAGGGAGGGGCCGGGAGGGAGAAGGGGAGGTGGGGGTGCGCAGTCACGGCGGAGACCGGGCTGGCGGGGAGCGGGCGGGGTCAGGCCACGACGCGGGGCTGGCAGAGGCGGCGGTGGACGTCCTCGCCGACGTCGGGCCAGCGGAGCCGGGCGGCCAGCCAGGCGGCGCCCGCCTCGGCGCTGACCACCACGCGCAGCGGGGCCGCGGGCCAGCGCTCGCCGAGCCGGGCCACCAGGGGTTCCCCGACCACGACGCTGCTGGCGATGCCGCCGGCCAGCACCACCGGGGTGCTCTCCCCCGGCGGCCGCACGGCGTCGACCGCCGCGAGCAGCCGGTCGGCCGCCCGCTCCACCACGTCCACCGCCTCGGGGTCGCCCTCGACCGCCGCCTCGAGCACCAGCGGGGCCAGCGCGGCCAGGGCCACCGGCGGGTCGGCGTGCACCCGCAGGACGAGCTCGCTCCGACCCACCGCGCCACCGGTGAGCAGCTCCAGGACCCGCGCGGCCAGCGGTCCCGGCTCGCCGGTGTCGAAGGAGCGCAGCGCGACGCGGACCGCCTCGCGCCCGATCCAGAAGCCGGAGCCGTCGTCGCCGAGCAGCCAGCCCCAGCCGTCGTGGGTCCGGCCCTCGCGCCCTCCCACGACCTGGGCCGAGACCGCCCCGGTGCCGGCGATCAGCACGGTGCCGTCCGGCTCCGGCGTCCCGGCGGCGAAGGCGACCTCGGCATCGCCGCGCACCAGCACCGGGCACCCCACCCCGCAGGAGCGGAGCACGGCGCCGAGAACGTCCGGCATCTCCGGGCGGTCACCGGTACCGGCGACCCCGAGCAGCGCCACCTCGACCTGGCTGGGGTCCACGTCGGACACGGCCGCGGAGACGGCCAGCCTGAACTGCTCCAGCGCCTCTGCCGGGGGCCGGGCGATCGGGTTCCCGCCACCGGCCCGACCGCGCCCGTGCACAACACCGCGCTCGTCGGTCACCAGGCAGCGCGTGCTGGTGCCACCGGCGTCCAGCCCCAGCACCAGGCTCACCTCAGACCCGCCTCCGCCGACCGCCGTCGCGCACGTCGGTCACGGCACCCGCCGGATCCGACCCTCGTAACGGGCCTCCAGCGCGCCGTTGTGCTCGTCGCCTGCGGGGATGTTGGCGGAGAGGTAGACCGGGGGGGTGAGCCCGTCGGCGACCATCCCGCCGAGGAGCTCGGCCACCACCATCTGGGCCAGCAGCGCCGCGGTCAGCGAGGAGATCCCGCAGGCCGCCCCGCCGCCGGGCAGCGGCAGCACCGCGTCCCCGAACGGGGCGCCGTTGTCCAGCACCACGTCCCCGAGCTCGTACAGCTTCTGGCCGCTGGGGTGGCGCGAGGGCACCTGGGTGGTGTGCTGCATCGAGGTCACCACCACCAGGGGGTGACCCTTCTCCTTCACCAGCCGCGCGAACTCGACCACGCTGCCGTTGGCCCCGGAGTTGGAGGCGATCATGAAGACGTCCTGCGGCTGGACCGCGGGGATCAGCTCGTAGAGCCGGTGCGCGGTGGCCGGGTTGCGCTCCAGCAGCGGGTCGGACAGGTAGTCCACCGGGGCCACGCCCAGCACCACCGGGTCCCGCAGGGAGATCCGGTTGGTGGGGACCAGACCGCCGGCCCTCCCGGCGACCTCCATGGCGAAGGCCTCGGAGTGCCCGGTGCCGAAGGCCTGGACGACGCCCTCGGCGTCCATGCAGGTGCGGAGCAGCGCGGCCGCCGCCCGCACCCCCTCCAGCTGGCTCTCGGCCACCTGCTGGAGGGTGGCGGTGGCGGTCGCGACGAACGTGGGGGCATCGAGGCTCATGTCTGCGACCCTAACCACCACGTCGCGGTCGCCGACGCCGCCCTCACCGCGGGTCCAGCCGGAGCAGCTCGGCGGCACCCGGGTCCAGGGTCAGCCGGAAACGGCCCCGGCCGCGGCTGCGGTAGCGCCCGCTCGACGGGTCGAAGGACGACACCGACCCGACCTCCGGACCCCAGGTCGCGGTGAGCTGGGCGTCCTCGGTCCGCGAGTAGTTGGTCACCAGCACGTAGCCGCGGTCCTCGGGTCCGGTGAAGCGACCGAGCACCACGGCGTCCCCGGTGGTGCCGGCGATCTCGCCGTCGGGCTCGAAGGCGGTCAGGCCGTCCGGCACCTGGGCCAGGTTGGCCGCCTGCACGGCCGTGGACGTCAGCCCGAGCACCTCCAGGCCCACCGGCGCCAGCCACCCGGTGTTGACCTCGCGGGCGTCGTCGTAGAGCGGGGTGAGGGTGCCGTCGGTGAGCACGAGGCCGTCGCGGAAGTTCTCCCCCCGGGCCGGGTCGGGCGTCCAGTAGGTGAAGTACTGGATGCCCTTGCAGCCGTAGGCCAGGCTGATGTTGATCTGCCACAGCAGGTCGGCCCTCGTCGGGACGGCGTGGGCGGTGTAGCCGACGGACTGGACGAAGGCCCAGGTGGGGGTGCCAGTGGGCAGGGCCGCCTCCCGGACGGCCGCCCAGTTCGCGAAGTAGCCCACGTCCTCACCGGCGGACAGGATCGGGTAGCGGTCGAAAGACAACAGCTCCGGCGTGGTCTGCTCCATCGCCGCCACGTAGTCGAAGCCGGGGAGGTGGTTGATGTAGGGCAGCACGTCGGGGTCGATCGAGCGGATGATGTCGGCCAGCACCCCGAGGTCGGCCAGCTTGGGCACCGTCGGCTCGTCGTAGAGGTGGATACCCGCGAAGCTCTCGAAGCCGCCGCCGCGCGGAGGGTCCCACCTCGACAGGTCCCCGGAGAAGTCGTCGGTCAGCAGGGCCCGCCCCGACGCCGACTCCACCCGGACGTCGTCGAAGAAGGCGGACTCCGTGCCGGCCTCGCGGAAACCCACCGGACCCGCGGCGAAGGTGCTGTCGGTGGTGGTGTCCACCACCTGGCCGTTGACCGAGGTGGTGATGGTGTCACCCTCCAGCACGGTGCGGACCTGGTAGCTGATCCCCTCCTCCACCGCGAAGTCCAGCGGCACCACCGTGACCCGTGGGGCGCCACCCACGAACACCGCCTTCACCAGGTTGCCCGGGCCCTGCTGGTTGCTCAGCAGCCACACGTAGGCGTTGCGCTCGTCCTGGACCCTGAAGGCCCACCCGGACTGGGCGTAACCCCCCAGGCCGGTCTCGCGGGGGCTGGTGGTGAAGGAGAAGGTGTAGTCGGTCCAGTCGGCACCGTCGACGCTGGTGCCGATGGAGCCCTCGCCGGTGCCGCCGGTGATCAGCAGCCGACCGTCGTCGAGCTCCCAGGTCCGGCCCGGCGAGTAGCGGGCGATCACCTCGCGCAGCTTCGCCTCGGCCTCGCGCCTGGTGATGGTGAAGTCGCCGCCGTCGTCGGAGATCGAGACCGAGCGCGTGAGCCAGCGGATGTCGGGGTCGTCCACCAGCACCTTCAGACCCACCTCCTCCGCGGTGCGCAGCGACCAGCTGACGATCTGGGTGTCGGCCCAGCCGTAGTTGCCGGTGTGCAGGTAGGTGAAGCCGGCGTCCACCATCTCCTGGTAGCGCTGGACCGTCGTCTCCGTCGGCGGGGGCGGCCAGAACACGCCGATCGGGAACCGGGACCCGTCCAGCAGCGGCCCACCCGTGCCGGGGGCGGACCCCGCGCGCGGCTCGGCGGCGGCACGTCCGACCCCGAGGGCGCCCGAGGCAGCGAGGACGCCGCCGAGCACACCCCCGATCGCGAAGAAGCCCTTGCGTGACA
The sequence above is a segment of the Auraticoccus monumenti genome. Coding sequences within it:
- a CDS encoding N-acetylglucosamine kinase; its protein translation is MSLVLGLDAGGTSTRCLVTDERGVVHGRGRAGGGNPIARPPAEALEQFRLAVSAAVSDVDPSQVEVALLGVAGTGDRPEMPDVLGAVLRSCGVGCPVLVRGDAEVAFAAGTPEPDGTVLIAGTGAVSAQVVGGREGRTHDGWGWLLGDDGSGFWIGREAVRVALRSFDTGEPGPLAARVLELLTGGAVGRSELVLRVHADPPVALAALAPLVLEAAVEGDPEAVDVVERAADRLLAAVDAVRPPGESTPVVLAGGIASSVVVGEPLVARLGERWPAAPLRVVVSAEAGAAWLAARLRWPDVGEDVHRRLCQPRVVA
- a CDS encoding sugar isomerase domain-containing protein — its product is MSLDAPTFVATATATLQQVAESQLEGVRAAAALLRTCMDAEGVVQAFGTGHSEAFAMEVAGRAGGLVPTNRISLRDPVVLGVAPVDYLSDPLLERNPATAHRLYELIPAVQPQDVFMIASNSGANGSVVEFARLVKEKGHPLVVVTSMQHTTQVPSRHPSGQKLYELGDVVLDNGAPFGDAVLPLPGGGAACGISSLTAALLAQMVVAELLGGMVADGLTPPVYLSANIPAGDEHNGALEARYEGRIRRVP